One Lutzomyia longipalpis isolate SR_M1_2022 chromosome 4, ASM2433408v1 DNA segment encodes these proteins:
- the LOC129796210 gene encoding putative odorant receptor 83c has protein sequence MVGYGLRMIAGFFKRKTIKTVVPNIVEMITEQEEDEELAKIMEDHMMKAIWIFNLYAKWGTLLFSGAAIIIGIYFRLNEEYGLMMDLPFEVSNRFLREIQFVFQAFFLMIAARSVISLDLAINFLGVHAIAELNTLIDYIRIMDRKVKTQRNFLKIILKRHYSVIENIDLINDINSEASFVQLGLSCLALMFGFSFVLQYKTGIGNYLIIVCGAVLSLPICILGEVIQFKTDQLANVLYLTNWYDLSVSDQKAFLIILGMAQREYRLKAAGTYDVNLNAFIQIFKMAISYCAILYSLSQ, from the exons ATGGTTGGGTATGGTTTAAGAATGATTGCGGGgtttttcaaaaggaaaacaattaaaacgGTTGTGCcgaatattgtggaaatgatTACAGAACAAGAGGAGGATGAGGAATTAGCCAAGATTATGGAAGATCACATGATGAAAGCAATttggatttttaatttgtatgcGAA ATGGGGAACACTTTTATTTTCCGGAGCAGCAATTATTATTGGTATCTATTTTCGCTTAAATGAGGAGTACGGACTTATGATGGATCTCCCATTTGAAGTATCCAACAGATTTTTgcgtgaaattcaatttgtgtTTCAAGCATTCTTTCTAATGATTGCCGCACGATCTGTAATTTCATTGGatcttgcaattaattttctcggAGTTCACGCAATTGCAGAACTCAATACTCTCATTGATTACATAAGGATAATGGATAGGAAAGTGAAGACACAACGTaacttcttaaaaataattctcaaaagaCACTACTCTGTCATTGAAAATATCGATTTAATTAACGACATTAATTCTGAAGCATCTTTCGTGCAACTTGGACTGAGTTGCTTGGCCCTAATGTTTGGCTTTTCTTTCGTACTTCAGTACAAAACAGGCATTGGCAATTACCTTATTATTGTATGTGGTGCAGTACTAAGTCTACCTATTTGCATTCTCGGTGaagttattcaatttaaaactgATCAATTGGCTAATGTTCTCTATCTAACTAATTGGTACGACCTAAGTGTGAGTGATCAGAAAGCATTCCTTATTATTCTTGGTATGGCACAGAGAGAATATCGCCTTAAAGCTGCTGGAACGTATGATGTTAATCTCAATGCCTTCATACAG attttcaaaatggccatATCCTATTGTGCTATTCTCTATAGTTTGAGTCAATAA